ATATCGGCATCGTGCACGCGCGGCATGTAACGCCAACCCCCTTCGGAGTTTTGCGTGGCGATGATGAGCTTGACTGCGCGCGATAGTTTTTCGCGAACGGAGGAGTCGGGGCTCATGCCGTAAACTTCGGCGAGAAAGAGAGTCGCAAAACCGTGATCGTACATCGGGCCGTGACTGGCAGATGTCGGTAGCGAGATGAATCCGCTGTCGTCGCTACAGCCGAGTATGAACTCCATGGCGCGAGTTGTTTCGAGTCCATACTCTCCGCGGCCAGGTGTATTGCCTCCCGCTAAGAACGCCATGCCACCGAGCGCCACGACAGCCGTGTTGCGGGCATAACCACTCGCGCCAAACGAGCCATCGTCTTGTTGTCGGGCGGCGAGATAGGCTAGGCCGCGATCGATAGCAGCCTGGGTTGCGGGGCGAATCAGATCGGCTGGATTCGGTTCTTCAATCAGCGATTGTTGAGCGAGAAGAGGTGTCGCGATTGTTGTGAGTGCCAGAGCCGCACTACTGCGAAGTAGTGCGCGACGCGAGATGGGAGAACCTGCAACCAGGGGCTGCGTGGGCACGGATGTCGCTTTCGAGCTGAGCATCGTCGATCCTTCCTCGGCACGTTTCCAGCAAAGTTTGCCACGAACTCGAGTGGCCAAACTTGCCCCTATTATGGACTAGTCACTGGTTCGTCCGCCAGACGCTTGTAGTAGGCTTCGATCAGTTTTTCATACTTCGGCAGGAACTCTTCGCTCATCCCCGAAATCATCTGTTCCCGGACTTTTTCGGGCAAATGTCCCCAGACGCGGCGAAGCTGGTTTTTGAGCTCGACGAGCTGAACCTCTGTTTGGGGGTTGGGATCGACACGGTTGTCGCTCTCCTGTGTCGAACTGGGAGAAGCTGAACCATCTCCCGGGCTATCCTGTGCACTTGAGTTGGCCTGCCCAGCGGAATTCTGTTCCGGTTGAGATTGGCCACTAGTGGTTGGAGACGACGCCAGCATCGCTTCAAGGTCTTGCACAATCTGCTGCTGAATCGATTGCGTAGCTGTCGTCGTATCGCGCAGCTTCAGCCGATCGCGCGACGATCGCATCTTGAGCAGAACACGCGCAAGGGGATCTTCCTGCTTGGCGGATTGGCCCACATCTTCGCCATCGATCACGGGCAACGGAGTTGAAGGATTGGTGGGACTCGCTGAATCGTTAGGTGTTGGTTTCGCTTTCGAATGGAGCCCTGCATTGGCGTTTGGTGGAGACTTGTCTGGACTTTGAGTCGCCTTCGGCGGTTGTGGCTTCGGCGCCTCGATGGCGGGGAGACCTTCAAGCAACTGCGACTCGAGAGAGTCATCAGCCGAGAAAACGGAGGAAGCAAGCAGCAAGGTGACTGCGATTACCAATCCGAGGTAATGCAAGTGAATGTTCATTTCGCACCTCCTGGCGTAGGTATGTCTTTCAGAAGCTCGGACTCGAGTGAATCCAGTGGACCGAGATTATTCGTTGGATCAGGAGGCTGCTGAGTTGTCGTATCGCCGTCCTTTGCTGGCTCCGTAGCATTGGTGGGCTCGAGAATGCGCTCCACGAGTCCGATGAGTTCGTCTTGTTCACGCGCGAGTTCATCGAGTCGTGCGAGATCGACTTCCGAAAGTTCTCCCTGTTCGCGACGCTTCTCGAGTGCTGTGGTTTGCTCGGCGATCGCTTGCTGTAGCATCGCCAGCAACTTGATTTCACTAGCCGATAGCTGCTGCTTTGGCGCTCCGTTGCTGGGAGTATTTTCACCAGAGGGTGCAGGCGGAGGAGTGGTGCTGGCGGTGCGGACGGCATCGATTAGCGTCTTGATTGTTGTGGCGAATCGGCTGGAAGTTGCCTGGGAATCTGGGCCTGTCTGCTCCTGATCGAGTCGAGAAGCAAAGTCGCGCATTTCAGTCGAGGTTGCTTGAGCTACGACGCGCATCGGCAATCCCTCGGCGAACAACTGTGCGGTGGCAGCCAGTTGTAGTGCATTCTCTCGCTGCTGATTAGCTGCAAAATCAGCCAGCGACTTTGCATCTTTGACGGCAGGATTTTCGCGTCGTGCATCCTCGCTTTCGAGAATCCAGTTCGAGACGATCATTTGTTGCTCGAGCAACTTGGCCAGCATTTCTTCGATCTTGCCAAGCTGTTGTTGCAGCAACTGCTGCTGTCCCGATTGAATTTCGCGTTTAAGTTGACGCATCGCAGCACTGAGTTGCTCAGCGGCGCGACGAACTTCTGCGAGTGAGTTCTCGGCTGATGTACGCTGCATCTCCGCTTCACGCAAGGCAGCCGACGAAGCACGTGCGAGTTCTGCTGCAGCAGGCGACCCACTGGCCTGCAGCGACTCCGCCAGGTCATCACCTTCGGCTGCTAGTGGTCCTTTGGCGTTGCCAAGTTCGTCAAGCGTATTCTGCTGCGCATCAGGATCGGTGCTAGCCGCAGCTTCCTCATGTCGCTGTAATTGCTCGGCAACTTTGCTGGCATGCTCCGTAAGTTTTGAAGCTGATTCTTCTAGTGCCGAAAGATTGTCCTGGAGTGCTTCCGTAGGTTTGCCCTGCAAGATTTCGAGGATTCGGGCAAGAGTGTCACGCGTTTGCAGCGCCAACACAACGCTCTCTTGCACACGTTCACTGGTAAGCTCACTCGCAATGCGCCGCATCATTGGCGCAATGGCACTCTGCGATGCAATTTCGAGTCCTTCCCTGAGTAGCTGCGATGTGCGTCCGTCGCTTTCGGCTGTACGTGCGGCAAGATCTTCACAGCGAAGTTGCCATTTCTCCATCCCTCGCGCGAGCTCTTGTTCGCGCATGACAACCCAGGCCACTGTTGCACTCTCACCAGTGGCTGCTTGATTGTTCGTCGCAATAATTCGGCTGATTCGGAGCTCGTCGAGTTTCTCATGGATCTGCTTTTGCGAGTCGTGGATTTGCACCAACTCGCGAATGAGTTTTCCAAAAGTGTCAGACTGCGTTAGAGTTCCGAGCATCGATTCTAGTTGCGCAATCAGATTGTTTTGAGCCTGCTCGGCAGTCGTAAGCGAACTAACGATTGGGCTATCGCTTGATGGATCGCAGGTTGAATCTTCTTCGCGTTTTCTAGCTGCGGAAGGGGGCGGGCTCTTCGACGTCACCTGTTTGAGCGCGTTTGTAATCTCTCTGCGAATCGCCACTAATTCTGTCTGTCGAAGGCTCCCAATCTGATCGTAGAGAGTTGCCAGAGGTGCATAGATTGGCGACTTTTCGAGTCGATTTTGTGCTAAGTCTTCCGTGCACTGCTGAATGAGTCGCTCGGCACCCTCGCTGGGGTCGATCAGCAGTTGCTCGGCGAGTCGGTGGTTGAGTTCCGCTCGACGCAGGGTTTCGATGGACGCAGCTTCAGCCGATTCGTTTTGACGTAGCTGCGTGATAACCGAGGTGGTTTGGTCGCGCGATTGCCTGAAGAGCTTCAGGGCATCGCTCAACTGATTTAAGATTGCCGCTTGCCGCTCCATGATGCGACTAGCAAACTCGTCTTCGGTTACCACTGCAATGGAAAACTCAGGTGAAACACTGGGATGGCCACCGTAATCTCGCGCAAGAACATTCACATCGACGCGAGCGCCGGGAGTGAGCCCTGAGATCGTTTCGAGATCGATCCAATCTTGCAGTTCAAGTTGTTGTCCGCCTGCATTTGCAACCTCAAGTGATACCTCTTTGCCACCGTCGTAAAGCAACTTTGCCGTGGGAGTGAAAACACCACGCAGCCAAGGTCCGTAGCGAAGTTCTACATTCTGAATTCCGAGGTCGTCTTTCACGATTGCGTGAATTGGTATTCGTGCATGAACGGTGCAGAACTTCGAATCGCTAAGGTCTCGGATTGTTACAGTGGGAGGTTGATCGGGTATTACTTTGAGCTCGATGCGTGCGAGCGTTGGAAGCTCGACATCATCATCGGTTGAAAGTTCGATCGGAAAGCTTCCCGACTCCGTTGCAACCCAAGGATGCGATGGATCTGTTGCGATAGCCTCGCCGTTCTCAACAACTGCGAGCACTGTTTTCGGAGTCGGAGTTCCCTTGAGCATTGCTCCTCGTACCGGCTGATCGACGTCGGCCCGAATCTCGATCTGCGAACCTTCACGCACCGTAGCAAGTCGCGATGAAGTTGCGATGGGAAGTCGCGTATATTTCGGGGCTGTGATGGTGAGCAGAATGTTCGATAGTCGAGGTGGCTCGACTACACGCAGCATTGTCCACTCCATCGATTGATCGTCGCCACCTCTGGCGCGGTACGATAGTGACTCGGCAATTCCGTCGAGTCGATCGACCATACGATCGCCGCGAGGCTTCATTACACGCGATTGAATGCGCGTGGGATCGCGCTCATAACGCAACTCGAGAACTACCTCGTCAGGCAAAGGACCTGCGCGGTCGAGCAACTCGAGTTCAAGCGTTTCACCACGCGCCAAAATGGTTGGCGCGACGACCCAAGCCAACTGATGCTGCGTGGGATAGCGCGTGTTGCTCCACGGCATTATTAAGCGGTTTGCGGCAATCCAACTGCTCGAGGGGCTAGCTAGTGTAACCATTGCCATCGCCAGCAGAGCGAGTGAAAGCTGCAGGGTCGAATGCCAGAGTGGTCGTCGATCAACTGCTTCCGTTAGCGCGCAATGTTGCGCTTTTTGTTGCGCATCGCGCAAGATTGCGCTAGTGATGGGTGTGGATGTGCTGGACGAGTCAAGATACAGCGCGACGGCTGTGCTCAGCAGTTCCCGAAGTTCCGGAAATCGACTCTCGATTTTTCGGCTAACGGCAATGCGCTCGAACTTCGCCCGCATCGCAGGAATTACCCAGCGCGCGAGTACAAAACCCACCACAGCAACGAGCGAAAGTGAAAGCCCCCAGCGAATGATCGGTGAGATCCCGCTCGTGAGCCAATCAACAAAACCAACCAGCACCATCGCTGTTAGCACTGCTGCAAGCGCGCGCAACAAGGTCGACCAGCGAAGCACAAGCCTCGCTAGTTTCGCAACCTGATCGACTCGCTCAACAAGGGATGACATTGCGGTTTGCAGCACATCACTAAAAAATGATCGGAATCGTGATCAGCCGAACATAGGGGCCGACGCAAAAGCACTTCCCTTATTCTCTCGCGTTGCTCTGGCGCTGGCTACCTCGAATTACTTGGTGTTTGACGAAATTAGCCTCAGAAACCGAGCCCTGTTACATCGTGGTTACGAAAATTCGGGACTTACGATCGAATTTGTGGACCAGACGTGTCACACCAACCCACAACGCTTTCGCAGCAGCCACTCCGCTGTTAAGAGGGCGATGATGGAAATCGCCACAATCGGAAGGTTCCACAGCGGCTGCGGAGGGAGCGACTCAATACGAACTTGACGTCCTGGCGGCAGATCACGCGTCAGTTCAGCAACGTTCGCAAGCGTATAGAACTTACCTTGCGAGAGCTCGGCAGCCTCGCGCATCGCAGCCGCATCCATTCGCACACTCGCAAGTTCACCAGGAGGTGAGACAATCTCAAACGATTTCACGAGCGGCTTACCAGCAGGCTCGGGAGTGGCAATTGTCCATTGATATTTCCCCTCGGCGAGTTGCGGCACTGTTGCTTCAAAGAGACCACGGCTCGCATTGTCGCGCCGTAAAGTGATCGTCCGTCGCTGACTCCCTTCGCGCTCCAGTTGTATCGTCACCCCATCATCGGCGGC
This window of the Pirellula staleyi DSM 6068 genome carries:
- a CDS encoding prenyltransferase/squalene oxidase repeat-containing protein, producing the protein MLSSKATSVPTQPLVAGSPISRRALLRSSAALALTTIATPLLAQQSLIEEPNPADLIRPATQAAIDRGLAYLAARQQDDGSFGASGYARNTAVVALGGMAFLAGGNTPGRGEYGLETTRAMEFILGCSDDSGFISLPTSASHGPMYDHGFATLFLAEVYGMSPDSSVREKLSRAVKLIIATQNSEGGWRYMPRVHDADISVTICQVMALRAARNAGIYVPSETIDRCVDYVKRSQNADGGFMYMLQGGPSRFPRSAAGVVALYSAGIYSGDEIRKGLDYLMQNMPRQEDLSRDTHALYGHYYGVQAMWQAGGQYWQRWYPAVHDVLLKQQQPDGSWLDLICSEYGTAMACIILQMPNNYLPIFQR